GCTCCGGCCTCCCCGCCGAGGAGCGCCTTCCTTCCCGTGAGCCGAGCCGACATGGAGGCGCGCGGCTGGGATGAACTCGACGTCCTAGTCATCACGGGAGACGCCTACGTCGACCATCCCAGCTTCGGCCACGCGATAATCGCGCGCTGGCTCGAGGCTCACGGCTTCCGCGTCGGCATCGTCTCCCAGCCGGACTGGCGCGGCACGGAGGATTTCGCCAAGCTCGGCCGTCCGCGCCTCTGCGTCATGCTCTCGGCGGGGAACCTCGACTCGATGCTGAACCACTACACGGCCTCCGGCAAAAAACGCCGCCGCGACGACTATACTCCGGGCGGCGCGGCGGGACGCAGGCCGGACCGGGCCACCGTCGTCTACGCCAACAGGGTGCGCGAGCTCTGGGGCGACATCCCCCTCGTGATCGGCGGCATCGAAGCCAGCCTGCGACGCTTCGCGCACTACGACTACTGGAGCGACGGCGTGCGCCGCTCAATCCTGACGGACAGCCGCGCAGACCTTCTCGTATATGGCATGGGCGAGAGCGCCTCGCTGGAGATCGCGCGCCGCCTCGCCGACGGCGAAGAGGCCGCGTCGCTCAGGGATATCGCGGGCACCTGCTGGAAGACGCACGATCCGGTGGCGGCCAACGACGCCGTGGCGCTCGGCTCCTTCGCGGAGGTCAGCGCCGACAAGGCAAAGTTCGCCGCCTCCTTCAAGCTCTTCTACGACGAGAACGACGGTATACGCGGCAGGCGGCTCATTCAGGACCAGGGGGCCTGGCACGTCGTGCAGAACCGCCCCGCGCGCCCGCTCTCGACGGCGGAGATGGACAGGATATACGCCCTGCCCTACGCGCGCGCCTGGCATCCCGACTACGACGCCGCGGGCGGCGTACCCGCCTTCGACGAGGTAAAGTTCAGCATCACAAGCCACCGGGGCTGCTTCGGGGAATGCGGCTTCTGCGCGGTATCCTCCCACCAGGGGCGCATCATCCAGAGAAGAAGCGACGAATCGATCATCAAGGAGGCCGAGCTTCTCACGAAGATGCCCGGCTTCAAGGGCTACATCCACGAT
This genomic interval from Cloacibacillus sp. contains the following:
- a CDS encoding YgiQ family radical SAM protein, producing MTAEKNGAIRRLENKNKFRAKQPPKAPASPPRSAFLPVSRADMEARGWDELDVLVITGDAYVDHPSFGHAIIARWLEAHGFRVGIVSQPDWRGTEDFAKLGRPRLCVMLSAGNLDSMLNHYTASGKKRRRDDYTPGGAAGRRPDRATVVYANRVRELWGDIPLVIGGIEASLRRFAHYDYWSDGVRRSILTDSRADLLVYGMGESASLEIARRLADGEEAASLRDIAGTCWKTHDPVAANDAVALGSFAEVSADKAKFAASFKLFYDENDGIRGRRLIQDQGAWHVVQNRPARPLSTAEMDRIYALPYARAWHPDYDAAGGVPAFDEVKFSITSHRGCFGECGFCAVSSHQGRIIQRRSDESIIKEAELLTKMPGFKGYIHDIGGPTANFTVPSCQESIKRGSCKGKSCLYPQPCKKLRADHDDYIALLRKVRALPRIKKVFIRSGLRYDYIIADKKGEFLEELCRWHISGQLKVAPEHVSAEVLQYMRKPPRAVTEEFLKRYAEMNARLGMKQFLVPYFMSAHPGSTLKEAVELAEFIRDSGLRPEQVQDFTPTPGSLSTCIYYTGIDPLTMRKVYVPKDHEERKMQRALLQYWMPENREYVRKALIKAGRKDLIGRSPKALVY